The Toxorhynchites rutilus septentrionalis strain SRP unplaced genomic scaffold, ASM2978413v1 HiC_scaffold_72, whole genome shotgun sequence genomic interval ttaccctccatatattccggttagacgtagtcccacgtcaaaaaaatcatttctctacgttgacttcacggtgacgagACGTtgcatgtgtagcgcactttattcGGCTGTCATAGCTGCTTCCGCTTCGCTGTCAATCATGTTTATCGCTGACGCTAGGTGCAATGACTTTGACGGTATGTAACAGTATCTTACTTCTAAATAAACTTCGACTGTACAAGGTTCCGGAAAATCGAATGTTCGGAATTGAAGCACTTCTCTCCGAACTTCTGAATAAATTGGTGGAATTTCACTACTAGGGTATCGAGGCAGGCTCTCCCGTGAACCTCCGACCTTGTGAACTGTGTtacgaaagaaatttcttccggatGCGTTGGAGTCTCTGGATGGTTGAGGGAATGGGATTGTGTTTTGGATTCGATGGAGTGTGGAGCCGATGATGCGTCGTAGGCCCTGCTGCTGCTTCAAGTACGTGTCAATTGGGTATTCTCAATCACCGGGGAGATGATTTGTTGGTAGAACAATGAAAGCATGAGCACGAGTGAGTTTTGatgttaagaggctttaaatttttcattcagttcattcgcctctagccttgagaaaagaTACTTGGAGAACTCGCGGCCGTTAGTCGACTGGTTGCAAACTGGATTGACGACCACTGAATCGTGAATGGGCATGCATGAATGGATGCATCGGTATTTGAAGGACTCGGCGGCAGGGGTTGGGAAGAAGTTTTGGGGGGTTGTAAACAACAACAGGGAGTtctagccgaacaagatggggatatcgagtgataacaaaacaataaactctttagattaaagacgattttatggccctgaaaagggccgttttgttttttgacttGTTTCGGAATCAACGCCTTCGGGACCAGCTCTTTACTTAGAGCTGGTATACTtcgtcaccgctttggtaccttcggaaaccgcgtGCTTGGCAAGTTCACCGGGTAGTAGCAGACGGACTGCGGTCTGAATTTCCCGGGACGTGATGGTGGAACGTTTGTTGTAGTGGGCCAGACGCGAGGCTTCAGCTGCGATACGCTCGAAGATATCGTTGACGAAGCTGTTCATGATGCTCATCGCCTTCGACGAGATACCGGTGTCGGGATGGACCTGCTTCAGCACCTTATAGATGTAGATAGCATAGGATTCCTTCCTGCggactttcttcttcttcttgtccGTTTTCGAGATGTTTTTCTGCGCCTTGCCggactttttggcggcttttccactagtcttcggtgccatCGTGTTTGCTAGTAAGAACTACGTGTGAATtcgacgagcgaacaaatcgtactgaataattttgtttttttcacgcTCTTTTTGCCTTTGACCGCTTGTTCGTTCATCTCGCtagacccgcccctttggctgagtctgccgatttgtctctatcctgtgagcgtgtaccgctagagtacaaaacgtcCGGACCCCGTAAAAAAAGAtatcattctcgttcaaaccgTACCCCAGTGTGGTTCTAtcgcatcgacaagacaacacaaGCAGCTATGTCTGGAcgtggcaaaggaggaaaagttaagggaaaggcaaagtcccgctCCAACCGTGCTGGTCTACAGTTCCCCGTCGGTCGTATTCaccgattgctccgcaagggtaactatgcCGAGCGGGTTGGTGCTGGTGCACCAGTATACTTAGCCG includes:
- the LOC129782426 gene encoding histone H2B yields the protein MAPKTSGKAAKKSGKAQKNISKTDKKKKKVRRKESYAIYIYKVLKQVHPDTGISSKAMSIMNSFVNDIFERIAAEASRLAHYNKRSTITSREIQTAVRLLLPGELAKHAVSEGTKAVTKYTSSK